Within Equus przewalskii isolate Varuska chromosome 9, EquPr2, whole genome shotgun sequence, the genomic segment gtgtgtgattggtgacaatatactatgcatataaagGACTTCCAGCAGTGGTTTTTAAGGCTTTCTTTGCATTCTGAGTTGTTACATCTTAGGAAGTCTTCaatttcctctttggtgaaattcAGATCAAGCGAACCTGCTTCACAGGTTGGTGGGAAAGGGGCATGTTGACCCACCCCATCCCAGACCTGGGGGTGCCGGCTACCCttccacctctctgagtcttgatctctccatctccatccagGGGCGAGGAGGCTGGACCCTCAACAGTGCTGGCTACCTTCTGGGTCCTGGTGAGTGAGCCTGCTCTGAGCGCTCCATCCCCGGCTAGTGTCTGCCTGGTGCCTGTGGGCAGTGAGTTTGCGACCCTGTAAAGACCCTCAACTCACATTCATTGAAGTCCACGGGTTTTGTTTCCAGACCTGTCTTGAGAGTTAGTCTAGCGGAGTGATGGGCATGTGGATCCTGGAGCCAGAGCATTGGGTCCaagtccagctctgccacttgctttgTGTGTGGCCTtcatctctctatgcctcagttccctcatctatgaTGAAGAGTGTCATGAAGGCCCCTGCCTCATAGGGATGACGTGAGGATTAGATAAGGTAGAGCAATATATGACATATTCccccatccttctctttctgtgCCCCTGACTGCATCTGCACTGGGCACTTTTTGCACATGTGGCAATGTGCTGCTTGGTGACAATTAAACCCATTACATAAGGGGATCCCCTATGATGCTCAAGGCAGAGTTCATCTTGGGCCTCATTCAGTGGTCCAAGAAAACCCAGGCTCCCATAACGGTGTGGCATAGCAGAAAGGACGTAAGAATTGGATTCAGACATAGGtgggttcaaaccccagttcCGCCACTTAGCAGTGGGGTAACTCTGAGCAAGAGAATTCTCAGAGCCACAGTCTCCTCACTAACAAGGAGGGATGGTCAAAGCGTACCCCGTCCCACAGATTTGGTGGACGTGCTCCTTCAGATGGGTAATGAATGCCACAGGATTGCTGGATTCTGTGTGTTGCCGTTGCCATTTGACAGACCACCAGCTCTTGCttcttcccccactccccagagtTCCACCTTCCCCAGAAGGCTGAccaaggcaggaaggagaagacagCCCTCGAGATCCTAGAGCTGTGGAAGGCCGTTGGTGAGTGAATGGCCAGTTAGACTTCCCCCATTCTTCATCGCCATCACTCTCCTCCACGCGCCCACTACTGGTTTTGCAAACTGGCGGATGTAGGCTCCATTCCtcgctctgccacttactgattGAGGGAGCTGGGTAAGTGATGCAATTCCTTTGAGCCTCAAACCCCTCCCTATGTAAGATGGTATCATGAAAACTACCTCGTAATTCGATTGTGTAGCTCAATGAGAGAATGCATGTAAAATTCCTaagctgttatttttaatattatctcCTTGCAAGATCCCCTATTCACTTCCTCTTTGCTCACCCCTGGTGCTATTATCTCCTCTTCTTACCTGACCAAGTGATATCTCTGagattcccttctccttcccgTGTCATATCTCAAGGGAAAGAATCATGGAGGCACAAAGGGGTTCGGACACCTGCGTATGCACACAGTGAATGCAGCATATGACTTGAAGGGAATCTCCTTGTCATTGTCACCTTCTAAATGGAGGCAATTAAGTGTATCTAaggcaggatttctcaaccttggcactgctGACATTTGGAGCTGAAGCACTCTGTGTCATGGGGTCCATCTTGCGCATTACGGGATGTTGAGCAGCGTCCCTGGCCTCCACCTCTAGAAGACAGTAGCAcctccaagttgtgacaaccaaaaatgtctctgcATGTTGCCAAATATCCCCAGAGGGGCAAAAGTGCCCCTGGATGAGAACCGCTAAGAACTGTCAGATTCCCAAGGACACAGGGGAAGTAGAACCACGTTGGACGGTACAAAGTACTGAACTGAGTGGCATAAGTCACaatgatttctgtttttgtttctagaTGGGCTCCCTTATCCCCTCTCTCAGCAGGCCTCCAAGAGGAGTCTGAGCGAGACTTTTGCTGAACCAGAGATTGGAGGTAAAGGCAGGGGGAacatggaagagagaaatagatacaAGAAGAGGGCAGGAGATGTGGCCGGCAGAGCTTTGAGggcctgggagggtggggaggaaacaGGAATCAACCAAGAGGCCCCCTGACTTATAGCCACAATGTCCACCACTGACCACATATCCTAACGCTAAATTCCCATCCTGGCCTTGACTGCTCACTTCGACTCTGTTCCTTCACTTCACATCCTGCCTCACAGTCTAAATCTAGTTGTCCAACCAATACTGGCATTTCCCCACAATCTGGTACTTTTCCAATTATGACCCCAAACCCAAACCTTGATCTCCCCCAAGCCTAGCTTTAGCTATGACACTGACTTTAAACCCTCACTTTGACCTCACAGCTCAATCCAAACTTTGACCTCCCTCCTAAAGAAGATCTTTATTTCCAACCTTTAACCTTACTCTGAGCTCTATACTCTTCCGTGCTCATACTCCAGCATGCCCTTCTGTCTCAACTCTGACTTCTGATTTTCTTGGAACACTGGGTCCATTTCACTCTAGAATCTTTGCACCAGCTGttgcctctgcctagaatgttctgtTTCTAGAGCTTTGCATGGCTAGATCTTTCACGTCATTCAGAAATCATTTTAGTCATCAACTCCTGAGAGACACTCCCTGAAATAAAGctactttttctctatttttgtcatcttgttttatttaatggTAACATTCATCATTATATGATTCTTCTTTGCTTCATATATTGACTTTCTGTTTATTCTCCATCTTCTCCCAAAAACTCCAAGCTCCATGCGAGTAGAGACCTTTTCTGTCCTGCTCACTGCCTAGCACAATGGCTGATGCATAGCAGGTGCTTGGtaaacatttgctaaatgaatgaactaaattATCCAAATTCAGTCTTCACATACTGCCTTCCCAACCATGATCAAAGTCAACAATCAACCCTGGCTTCTGCCTGCCTCCAGGTGGATTTTCCTTCCAATTCCATCTCCTTTTTCAGTCCTAACCCTATTTTTGGAAACTAACACAGTGCCTTTATTCCAACTGTACTAATTCATTtgaaaagcatttatttattagaCACCTACCAGGGCAGGACATGACACATCTTCTGAATTCACTAATTCCCACACCAACCTTGGCTACAGTCTGGCTCTTGAAagcacccaccaccaccaccatgtgCCATCTTAAAATGGGGGCAGAAAGGGGAAATATGTGggtagatgaaaataaaaagaaggtagaacagaaaaggaaagagggagtgaGAAGAGGGAAGGCTATTGGATCTGAGATGAACTAAAGAGAGTTTCATCCCAACCTCAAGAACCTGGTTTGGGGGGTGGTGGTAAACAGAACCATTCAAAATTCACCCTTTTCTCTCTCGCAGATCAGAGTGAGCTTGGCAAGAGAGTTCCCAAGAGGGGAGACGTCCTGCAGTCATAGATGTCTCCAAACCTCTGCTCCTCatccttctcctctccagctcctcctgaAGCCCTGTCTAGACACTCTCTACTGAGACTAAAATCCTGAAGCTAAATCCCCAAATCTCATGATGGAATTTTGGATCATTTGAAGAATTATTCTCAAAAGTCGCTGGACTGTTTCAGATTTTACTAATTAACCTTTGGAATAAGTATAAAGTGTTGTTAACAAACTCAAGAATAATTCTGAAACCATTTAGGAGATTCTATGTGGGGGGTATCAGGGAATATTCCTGcagtacatttaaaataattgtgttcTTTTGGAATCATAACAGGAACTATTgaacaatacaatattattatcccTTTTAACTCTGAGGTTCTATGATGTCTTgacttgaaaagatgctccagaGTAGCATCCTcacctttcttcatttttccaccTCATCCAAGCCTCCTCCAGCTGGAAATGAGGAGAGGTCATCTGGAGCAGAatggagagaataaaatatttcttttcaaataatcaatgttttcttccattaatTAGTACAGAAACTTCTTGGGGGTAGCAAAATCAAGGATGATAGAGTCAggtgggggatttggggggacaTATAAACTCTTAGAGGCATTAGATCTTGGATTATCTGATGAGAGGCCtaaatttaattctaatttttggCAGTTGTCCCTACCTTGATATCTGACCTACTCTCTGttcatcagttcattcattttaaaacttctacatattttgaagctatgttgTCAGTGTCATATAAGTTTATAAGTTTTATAAATATCTGGAGGAaacttctttttatcattatataatagaCTTCTGTTATCCCCATTAATGCCTATTGCTTTAGATTCTCTTTTGCCTATTCCAGGTAACTACTGCTGCATAACACACTACCCCCAAAACCCAGTGGCCTGAAACAACAACTATTTTGTTAAACATCATGATCTCGTAGGTCAGGAGTCCAGGTGGGCTCAAACGCATGATTTTTCTATTCCATGTGGCTTTGATGGAGTCCACTGGGGGTGCTGAGCTGGTGAGTAGACTGATCTGGAGAGTCCAAGGTGGCTTCACTCACAAGTCTGGTGCCTGGATGGCTCTAGCCAGAAGGTCGGGTTCGGCTGGGAGAGTTGACTCAAGTACCTACACATGATTTCTCCAGTGTGATGGTTTTAGGATCACTGAATTCTTACATGGGAATTCAGGGCTTTTGCCTTATTATCTAGGACATTGATTAAGGCCAAGCTGCTGTAACAATGAGTCCCCAAAATAGAGTAGTGCAAAcaagataaaagtttatttcgCTGTCATGTCACAGTCCAGAAGGGGGCAATCTGGATCTGGTAGGATGGCCATGACATCTTCAGTTATGATGTTTTGTCTCTGGACCCAAGAGGGATGTTTCATCTACCTCCAGTGAGAAAGGGGGCCAGCAGGTGTCACACCAATCCTTTTAAAGGAAAGTCTGAAAGGCCACACATCATGTTAGCTCATGCATGGCTATTCTTAGTCACAAGAGGGCTGGGAAATGTTGTCTTTAGCTGGAGGCACTGCCCAGTTAAAAACACAAGATAATGGAAGAGTTGGAGATAGATATTCAGCCACTTGTTCTGATTTGCCGTTGTCCTTTGGATTTACATCTTTCTCAGCAACGTCACATGGCAGGGATTGCTAGTGCAGGATTCTGACATGCCTAGATCTCTGGCCGTATGCAGTCTAATATCATCAAAAATCTTATTCTAAGCCCTTAGCGACTTTAAATAGcagaatgggaagagagaggcagcagcAAGCCTCAGGGACCAATAAGACACCACCACTGCCTTCAAAGATCTCACAGAGGGGAGAAACCAGACATGTGAGTGGACAGATGAAATGGAGGGGGACAAGGGCTTTGGGAGAAGTCACACAGGGGACAATAGGACAAGGAGCATCTGACCAACTTGGGGGTCAGGCTGAGAAACTGGTCCCAAGGAGCATTAATATATGTGGACTCAGACTTGTAGGAAGAATTGGCACTTTTCATGAGACCCAGAGGGAGGAATATGTGGGCACAGaaagtcgagcaggttgctcaggGGGATTAGAGTATAAAATTCAGAGACCAAGAGGACAGCAACGagggtggcgggggtggggaaaCAGGAGCAAAGACAAGCTCTGAATTTCAGTCTTGGGAGCATGGACTTTCTTATGAAGACGGTTAGAAATGGCTGAAGGTGTAACACCAAAGAGAGATTAGACTGTGGGCATGCAATGTAGGGGGTTGCAAACTATGGCCCGCGGGCCAAACCCAGCCCGGCTGCCTGTTGATGGTTGGCCCCTGGGCTAAGAAaggtttttatacttttaaatggttgggaaagaaagaagaagatgagCAGAGACTGCAAAGGCTGAAGTAtgtattatctggccctttacaggaaaagttagCCAATCTCTGATGCAATGAATTGaacacaataaattttttttctccttcacctAACAGTCCAGGGAGGATGTTTCAAGTTGGCCAGGAACTCTCCTCTATGCAGTGATTCAGAAACCAAGATTCACTCTATATAGTTGTTCACCCATCGATTAGGGTCTTGTCTCAAACagtggaaggggaaagagaatatgcagggggtggggggcactcCTGCTTCATAAAAGCCTTGGCCTGGAAGTACCTGCATCCCTTTTGTTCATATTCATCATCTGGCCACACTTGGCTCAAAAGTGGGGGCAATAAGTTCCCTTTGTATGAAGCTGCTCCCCAGCTACAAATACTAAGTTGGGAAAGGGAGCATGGGTTTTGGTGGACACATAGCATCTCACCCATAGCTGACATGGCCaggtttgcattttagaaagaccaCTCCAGTGGCTGGCATAGAAAAGGCGTTGGAGGAAGATGATCCTGGAGGCAGATAAAATAGGAAGCTGTTGTGCTATTCCTGGGGAGAGATGATGGCATCCTTAGCTGAGGAGACAGAAGTGGGCATTGAAAGGAGCTGACAGactgaagacacagggagattGAACGGTCTACAATTAACTTaacattcagtgaatatttgttaagTACCTACCATATGCCAGAACACGTCTAGGGGTTCAGGATAGAGTGGataacaaaacagaccaaaaaagaaaatccttgtcTTGTTGGAGCTTGTATTCTGGGAGAGAGGGCAGTTGGACATTGAAAAAAGTTAGTGAGTAAAATAGACAGTATTCCACacagtgataagtgctatggggAACACAAAGGCAGAGATGGGCAATGGGAAGTTCCCCAGGAGTGAGTTTGAAATTTTCAGTGTGTGGTGAGGGGAGGTGTGAAGAagatgaaatttgaataaagaacTGAAGGAGAAAGGGGTGGAGACATGAGGATATTTGGGAGAAGAGGATGCCAGGCAGAGGAATGACCAAGGGCAGTGCTCAGGGTGGGAGCAAGTTTCCAAGGGTCAGGAAGCTGCGTAAGTGGGTCTCGAATCAGTTGAGTGCGGAGCGTGGAAGAGATGAGTTGAGACAGGTAATGGGAGGTGGGGTCCTGGAGTCGGCCACTAGGACTTCGGGTTTGTCTCTGAGTGAAGTGCCAAGCCATTGGAGGCTTCGAGTAGTGGAGTGACATGAAACGACTCACATCTTAACAGGATTGTTCTGGCTGCTGTTttgaaaatagacaaaagagGGCAGAGACCACTTACAATGCTGTAATGCCAGTGAGAGGTGATGGGGGCTTGGGCCAGGGTGGAGGCAGTGGAGGTGGTAAAAAGCAGTCACATTCTAGATACAATTGAAGGTGGAGCTAATAGGATTCCCCAACAGACTTGCCATGGGATTTGAGAAGCAGTCAAGGGTGAGTCCCTATTTCTTTGGTCTAAGTAAATGGAAGGAGGGAGTTGCCATTGAAGGGTATGGGAAGCCATGCATAGAGCAGGCTTGGGGGAAAGACTAGgagctcagttttggacatgttaaatttgagatgcctattgGTTATGCAATAGGGGGTAGGGAGCTGGGAGTTGAATACGCAAATCTCAAATTCAGAAGAGAGGTgcaggggccagtcctgtggctgagtggttaagttcgcgctctccagGGGTGaaccagggtttcgccagtttggatcctgggcgtgggcatggtaccgctcatcaggccatgctgaggtggcatcccacatgccacaaccagaaggacctacaactagaatatacaactatgtactggggggctttggtgagaaaaaaaaagattggcaacagatgttagctcaggtgccaatctttaaaaaaaaaagagaggtgcAGAACGGACGTCTAATTTGGAGCACTGTAGGATTTAGGTAgcaaacagagaagagaagaggtccaAGGGCAGAGCTCTGGGGATTCAATAGGTTGTAGGCCTCAGTGGTGTTCAAAGATCAGGGAGAGGAGGTCGTCccagggcatagtggttaagttcgcgcgctccggtacagtggccctgggtttgccagtttcggatcctgggcgcggacctacacactactcaagACATGacatggtggtgtcccacagcaaagaactagaaggacttacaactatgtactggggctttggggagaaaaaaaaagaggaagactggcaacagatgttagctcagggtcaatcttcctcactaaaaaaagaagatcagGGAGAGAAACAGGAAGTGGAGGGGAGTAGAGTGCAAGCCTGGGAGTGGAGACTGTAGAAGCATTGCAATTACTGgagatgacaaacccacaggtaTGGCTTCACAGGAGTGTGTGGCAGAGGATCAAGGGAATGTTATTTAGGAGCTGGAAATACCCAAGAACTATGGTAGTGATAACATTAGAGGTGGGAACTAAGCCCTTCAAGGAGTGAGGGTGAATGACATGAAGGACACATTCGTAGAGGAGGCTGAGGTGAAGGAATTCTCCTGCTGAGTGACCATGCCCTGTAGAAGACATTACGGAAGGGTTCAGGAGTTGGGAGGCAACAGGGTATTACAATAGGGGAGATCCAGATTCGTGTTATGTCTAGGGCCTGGGGGCTCAGGGATGCCTGGGGGGCACCTAGTCTTCTTTTGGAAACTGACAAAAAGATAAGTAAAGGATATATTGAAATGAGACCTGGTGTCCCCAAGGCAGAGAAAGGTAGGTCTATGGGTGTTAAGGATGAGGGGAGTAAAGATAAGGGTCTTGTCCAGATGCTCGAATTTCACCCATACTGATGGGGGTTTGGAACCCTGCAGAGGCGTGGTCCTGTGTTGCATAGATGGGGCTCATATTGCATGCAATATgtgtacattaaaaaatttcattgttCGTCTCAAATccaaatgtatgtgtatatcccaaatattgtgTGGGGCATATTTATGCTAAAATTTGTTTatggtttatctgaaattcaaatttaactgggcatcctgaatttttatttgcttacaaTTGTTGGAGCCATGACAGCTTCATTCCTGGAGTGCCGTCAACACCCAACCGTCCAGGACGCAGGTCACTGTCAACACAGCCCATTCCTTGAGTGGCTTCGGGGTCAGAGCCCCATCTTCAGATTTCAGTCCTTGCTCCTTCTGTGCAGCTCAGGAAGGAAAGAGTTGGGTAAGGAAAGGAGTGATGCAACAGAATGAGGGGAGACCACTCTGCCCAACCTCTCAACACACAGGTCCCCAGGGCTCCCTCTGAGGCTGGACGGCTAGAACCATCAGGGGCCACTCATTGGACTGGTCTTTGCTTCTAAGGCTGCGTGCAGGGCCATGTCAGTCAGAGTGAAGGGAGAAAGCTGGGTCAAAGTCCCAGGAGCTGCCATCACTTTCTCCCCTGTAGGAGCAGTGACTGTGTCTGCAGGGGGAGACAGGGAGGTCTACATGAGGTGGAGAAGACTTCCATTTCAGGTGCAAATCACCCTCCATGTGTCCTGGTGACTGACAGGTCCTAACGAGTAGAACCAGCAGCTGTTTGAGACGCATCCTGTGCTCAGAGAACTCAGGTAAGGGACACACCTGAGGAAGGGGAGGGCAGTGGGCACATATCTGGCCATGATCTCTCCTTAATCAAGTTTCCCAAACTagtctcttaaaaatattgaattaaaaacttttttaatcaCGTTAAAATACGTCACATGAAATTTACCACCTTAATAACGTTAGGTGTACAGTTCATTGACATTAAGGACACTCATTTttgtcatgcaaccatcaccactgtccatctccagaactcttttcatcttgcaaaactgagactCCATCCCCATTAAAccctcactctccatccccctcccccagcccctggcagccaccattctaccttcCGTCTGGAatcacagtatttgtccttttgtgtctggcttatttcattcagcataacgtcctcaaggttcatcttgTGTTGTAGCCTCTGACAGGATTTCCTCTCTTTAAGCCTGGGTAATATTCCATCACCTGGGGACCTTTAAAAAAGTCCTTGTCTAAGCCCCACCCTAGACCAAATAAATCAGACTCTCCAGGGTGGGGTAAAGGCATGGgaggtatttttgtttgtttgttccctATGTTCCTGTGATTCTATTACAGTTGAGAATCTCAAGTTCAGGGAGTGTCTCCTTTCAATGTGGGCTCCATAGGGGGTTTGCATTTGAGGCCCTGGTCTGAGGTTCCACTTGGGAGGAACATACTAAAGGGAGTCTTAACCACAGGTTAATCTCCACTCTTCAAGGGCATTGGAAATAGAATAGTTGAGTTTCTGGCCGAATGCTCTTTGCCAGGCTTATCAGCTACAGATAATAGCCTATCCCAGGGTTTATCAACCTTGGGACTATTGACATTTCGGATGggatcattctttttcttttttttttaaagattggcgcctgagctaacatctgttgccaatcttctttttttccttcttttttttcttcttctccccaaagcccccagtatgtagttgtatattctggttgtaggtccttctggttgtgctatgtgggacgccacctcagcatggcttgatgaacagtactgggtccgtgcccaggatctgaaccagtgaagccctgggccactgaagcggagcatgtgaacttaaccactcagccagggggccggcgGGTGGGATCACTCTTTGTCATggtgggctgtcctgtgcattgtaggatgttgagcagcaacCCTGGTCTCTCCTTGCCAGGTGGCAAGAGCATCctctccccagttgtgacaaccaaaattgtcTCTCGACATTGATGAATGTCCACTTGGGGCAAAATTACCCAGGACTGAGAATTCCTATCCTAAAGGTTGTTAATTCACAGGCCAAATAAGGAGACAACTAACTCAAAAAATCAACCAAGAATATAAAAACTGGATCACAGGTATTTTCAGAAACAAGGGCATTAAAACTGCCAtctaagaaaacataaataagcataataaacataagaaattaGCAAGATGAAATAAGAGTTAAAAATTCAAAAgcgtgggggctggcccggtggctcagcagttaagtgcacctgttctgcttcagtggcctggggttctccagttcagatcctgggtgcggacacagcaccgctcggaatgccatgctgtggtaggtgtcccacatataaagtagaggaagatgggcatggatgttagctcagggccggtcttcctcaggaaaaagaggaggattggcagcagttagctcagggctaatcttcctcaaaaaaaaaattcaaaaccatAAATGCAGTTGAATATTAATTAAGAAAAgatatagggccagccccagtggcctagtggttaaattcggcacactccactttggcagccctggtttggttcccaggcggggacctacaccactcatcagtgaccatgctgtgacgatggcatatatatatgcatacatatataatagCTGAAATAAAGAACACACTACATGAGACATGGTAGAATGgacacaacagaaaaataaattagagaagtggaagaaaatattggggaacggggccggccggtggtgcagtgattaagtgcacacgttctgcttgggtggcccggggttcaccatttgggatcccaggtggggacatggtactgcttgacaagccatgctgtggcaggcgtcccacatataaagtagaggaagatgggcacagatgttagctcagggtcagtcttgctcagcaaaaagagaggaagattggcagcagatgtcggctcagggctaaccttcctcaaaaaaacaaattaaattaaatttaaaaaaaactgggCAACTTTTCTAGAAGCGAGAAAGTAGGAAGAATCTAGAACCAACGTGAGATAATAGGTtcccaaaaagaggaaaaaataaaaagggagaggaggaatattcgaagaaataataaaggtaaatttcaaaagattaaagATGAAAAACCTCTCAGATTGGTAGGGTTTTTAAggccaaacaggaaaaaaatctataccTAGTCACAAAACAATGAGTTTCAAAAATAcctaaaacaaagagaaaagaaaaattcaaaaaccTTCCAGACCCATCGTTTCCCCAGGAAGGCGATAAGGCTTTCCAGCGGTGACACTGGGTGTGGAAAGACAATGAAGCAACACTTTTGAAGTTGAAGGAAAGCAAAGTCAAACTATAATTTTCTGTGCAGCCAAATAGTCAGTCCAATGGAGATTGTGTGCGGAGCACATTCTCAATTAGACAAGGCCATTTATAGGCatgaaaaaaaatgatggaaGATCTTAATAAATAGCATAGAACCTTGGatgtatctatctatttatctatcatctatcatctgtctgtctattatctgtatttatatattgagcatctactgCGTAAACATTGTACTAGGTCTCAAGCATCAGCCTAAATGCTGACGtagtaaataaaacaaaggagCAGATGTTACAGAGCTTGCAGTGTATCGTAGTAAAGACCAACAATaaggaaataagcaaataaatgtataatatgtgTGATGGTggtaaataatatgaataaatataaatcagGCTCATAAAGGTTCTCAAGCAGGGCAAGTGTGCTTCCCAGAGGACACTGGCAATGTCTAGAGATGTGTTTGGTTGTCACACTAAGAGAACCTACTGGTATCCAGTAaggggaggccagggatgctgctcagcgtcctacaatgcacaggggaTATGACAAAGAATGATCTGGTCCAAAGCGCTGGAGCTGAGAGACTGCTGTTGACGAACTCTAGTGATGGGAGTGGGATTTTG encodes:
- the GALP gene encoding galanin-like peptide, giving the protein MAPSVQLVLLLTVLLILAETPASLPVHQGRGGWTLNSAGYLLGPEFHLPQKADQGRKEKTALEILELWKAVDGLPYPLSQQASKRSLSETFAEPEIGDQSELGKRVPKRGDVLQS